The following coding sequences are from one Candidatus Cloacimonadota bacterium window:
- a CDS encoding 7-cyano-7-deazaguanine synthase, protein SCYQNSEIACGICESCRLRINAFQEARYRDPIPYEIPINW, encoded by the coding sequence TCTTGTTATCAAAATTCGGAAATTGCATGCGGAATCTGTGAAAGCTGCAGATTGCGAATCAATGCTTTTCAAGAAGCTAGATATAGAGATCCTATCCCTTATGAGATTCCTATTAATTGGTAA